One uncultured Hyphomonas sp. genomic region harbors:
- the gspK gene encoding type II secretion system minor pseudopilin GspK has translation MSVRTDKETGASLLSVLVIVMLMSAAAIAATDALARAVLIAKSSNSRAETFWVARGAANAAASRLTDLMKVTEGVLNLESDLLSNPVTLPAGRGMVVLQAQEASNCFNLNALIDEAGDGGVSENALAPFETLLVAAGLNNAEAQSLGQKLADWVDADFSSRTYGAEDGYYASQAEPYRAANTQLRSISELRSVAGFDPDVRSRVEGLLCLRPGREQSVLNINTLMPAQAPLLVSLFSGELTEDAARSLIESRPTGGWLKVDDFLAEDVVNRIAPDARNEAALSIKSSFLAADMDIGTGDLVTGYQALYQRAESGDVALISLVRREF, from the coding sequence ATGAGCGTGCGAACTGACAAAGAAACAGGCGCAAGCCTGCTTTCGGTACTGGTCATCGTCATGCTGATGTCCGCCGCTGCCATTGCTGCGACGGATGCGCTGGCGCGTGCTGTCCTTATAGCGAAGTCTTCCAATTCGCGCGCTGAAACTTTCTGGGTCGCGCGCGGGGCGGCAAATGCGGCTGCGTCCCGCCTGACAGATTTGATGAAAGTGACCGAAGGCGTTTTGAACCTGGAGTCAGACCTTCTTTCCAATCCGGTGACCTTGCCTGCAGGCAGAGGCATGGTTGTGCTGCAGGCACAGGAAGCTTCGAACTGCTTCAATCTGAATGCCCTCATTGATGAGGCCGGAGATGGCGGTGTGAGTGAAAACGCGCTGGCGCCGTTTGAAACATTGTTGGTGGCGGCCGGACTGAACAATGCGGAAGCCCAGTCTCTCGGTCAGAAGCTGGCGGATTGGGTGGATGCAGACTTTTCCTCACGCACCTATGGTGCCGAGGATGGATACTACGCCTCTCAAGCCGAACCGTATCGCGCCGCGAATACGCAGCTGCGCAGTATAAGCGAATTGAGATCGGTTGCGGGTTTCGATCCAGATGTCAGGTCGCGGGTGGAGGGGCTTCTATGCCTTCGTCCCGGCCGGGAACAGTCTGTCCTCAACATAAATACGCTCATGCCAGCACAGGCGCCGCTTCTGGTGTCGCTGTTTTCGGGCGAGCTGACTGAGGATGCCGCCCGGTCTCTGATCGAATCCCGCCCAACTGGGGGATGGCTGAAAGTGGATGATTTTCTGGCAGAAGACGTCGTGAACCGGATTGCTCCGGATGCGCGCAACGAAGCGGCTCTGTCGATCAAGTCCAGCTTCCTGGCGGCTGATATGGATATTGGCACCGGTGATCTGGTCACTGGGTACCAGGCGCTTTATCAGCGCGCAGAAAGCGGCGATGTCGCGCTCATATCTCTGGTGCGGAGGGAATTCTGA
- the gspJ gene encoding type II secretion system minor pseudopilin GspJ, translating to MSRDAGFTLIEMLVALALTSMIAIAGSTLLIGTVRASDRLGQTTEAVSSADLAHTLMRDDFANTISLAGKTERPGYTSGSFLALVRDGWSHPAPDDTRSSLLAIEYAFRNGELVRRAWLRPDPSSETPYVERVLAAGVDRMTARYFNGRDWLPEWNAGSEDMPEAIELKFEYSDKDVLTQLFIMGGGG from the coding sequence ATGAGCCGCGATGCCGGATTTACCCTGATCGAAATGCTTGTCGCGCTGGCGCTGACGTCGATGATTGCCATTGCAGGCTCAACGCTTCTGATTGGAACAGTCAGGGCGTCGGATCGGCTGGGTCAGACCACAGAGGCTGTCAGCAGTGCGGACCTGGCGCACACGCTGATGCGGGATGATTTTGCCAATACCATTTCCCTGGCTGGGAAAACGGAGCGCCCTGGCTACACATCAGGTTCGTTTCTCGCATTGGTCCGTGATGGCTGGAGCCATCCGGCTCCGGACGATACCCGGTCCAGTCTCCTCGCGATCGAATACGCATTTCGGAACGGCGAATTGGTCCGCCGCGCCTGGTTGAGACCTGATCCCTCTTCTGAGACACCTTATGTGGAGCGCGTACTGGCAGCCGGCGTAGACCGCATGACAGCACGTTATTTCAATGGGCGGGACTGGCTGCCAGAATGGAATGCCGGTTCTGAGGACATGCCCGAAGCAATCGAACTGAAGTTCGAATATTCAGACAAGGACGTGCTGACCCAGCTCTTCATTATGGGAGGGGGCGGATGA
- the gspI gene encoding type II secretion system minor pseudopilin GspI yields MNDRGFTLAEVMVALMVFSTAAIGLAHLVNETTANARHTRSLALAAIEADNRLVEAVADPAVLRAGSMSGQSEQRGQSFEWVRQIEVREPEGLAGVRVTVSDASTGQQLATRDTLVRVAP; encoded by the coding sequence ATGAACGACCGCGGCTTCACCCTTGCCGAGGTGATGGTGGCGCTGATGGTGTTTTCCACAGCGGCGATCGGGCTTGCTCACCTTGTGAATGAAACGACTGCGAATGCACGGCACACGCGTAGTCTCGCGCTCGCCGCCATTGAGGCAGACAACCGACTTGTCGAGGCGGTGGCCGATCCGGCGGTTCTGCGCGCGGGTTCCATGTCAGGTCAGAGCGAACAGCGCGGTCAGAGTTTCGAATGGGTTCGCCAGATAGAAGTCCGCGAACCTGAAGGCTTGGCAGGCGTCCGCGTGACGGTGAGCGACGCATCGACGGGGCAGCAACTGGCCACTCGCGATACGCTGGTAAGGGTGGCGCCATGA
- a CDS encoding prepilin-type N-terminal cleavage/methylation domain-containing protein: protein MRRGLYRDGGFSLVEIMVALFIMALASAMVVMAMPSRPDALQTETAQFETVLARTMDQAITRGQAQGIRFEENTYLVYTRINGRWLPVQGTARQLTGGVTASLVTDKQGETEEVRPQIIADASGIVSGPDVRFAKGAKVLDVALTGRPDR from the coding sequence GTGCGTAGAGGCCTGTATCGGGATGGCGGCTTCTCCCTTGTGGAGATCATGGTCGCCTTGTTCATCATGGCGCTGGCAAGCGCCATGGTCGTGATGGCTATGCCGTCACGGCCCGATGCCCTGCAGACCGAAACGGCTCAGTTCGAAACGGTGCTGGCTCGCACGATGGATCAGGCAATCACCCGGGGGCAGGCGCAAGGCATCCGTTTCGAAGAGAATACATACCTGGTTTACACGCGCATCAATGGGCGCTGGCTGCCAGTTCAGGGAACGGCCCGGCAGTTGACGGGCGGTGTCACCGCCAGTCTTGTCACCGACAAACAGGGCGAGACGGAAGAGGTTCGCCCACAGATTATTGCAGACGCCTCCGGAATAGTGTCCGGCCCCGATGTGCGGTTTGCGAAGGGCGCGAAAGTTCTGGACGTTGCACTTACCGGGCGGCCGGACCGATGA
- the gspG gene encoding type II secretion system major pseudopilin GspG, whose protein sequence is MVSDETNKEAKPRKDSGFSLVELMVVIFIMGLLATLVIINVAPVGEQSRVGKVRADIAAFESALEMYSLDMYAYPSADAGLTALKTPPAGADVATYRPGGYIKRLRDDPWGNPYQYDVPGQRSGTGYDVYSSGPDGKPGTADDIGNWE, encoded by the coding sequence ATGGTGTCAGATGAAACGAACAAAGAGGCCAAGCCGCGCAAAGACAGCGGGTTTTCCCTTGTGGAGCTGATGGTCGTGATTTTTATCATGGGTCTGCTGGCGACCCTGGTCATCATCAATGTGGCCCCGGTGGGGGAACAGTCCCGGGTTGGCAAAGTCCGTGCGGACATCGCTGCTTTTGAGAGCGCGCTCGAAATGTACAGCCTCGACATGTATGCCTATCCGAGCGCCGATGCCGGACTGACAGCGCTGAAGACGCCTCCGGCTGGCGCGGATGTCGCGACCTACAGGCCGGGCGGTTATATCAAGCGCCTCCGCGACGACCCATGGGGCAATCCTTATCAGTATGACGTGCCGGGGCAGAGGTCCGGTACGGGCTACGATGTTTACTCTTCCGGACCCGACGGCAAACCCGGAACGGCAGACGACATCGGTAACTGGGAATAG
- a CDS encoding type II secretion system F family protein, with protein MAAFEYVALDNDGKRRSGVISADSARSARRELRLRDLMVLNVNPVAEKQARSVVRRGRISEKQRVLLVRQMSVLLKSGLAVEQALGACAGNENPVAVQKAVHTVRADVVEGARLSDAMALAPDAFPPLVRAVTSAGEMSGKLGDIMERLATYLERSYQLRQKVRAALIYPALLSVMALGMVVALMVIVVPRLVEQFDLFDAKLPLLTRVVIALSNGVREYGLIILLLLAALSFLGARLLRQPAMRRSLDRAVLKLPLIGQQTRTVAAARFARVFATLSASGATALESLEGAKGAANNTVFADAADFIAERVREGGSFSAALSATGAFPPMMVHMVTSGEAGRDVPGMMNRAADFLDTEFETGSAALLAVAEPLIIVLMGGIVGLIVLSIMLPILQLNTLAMS; from the coding sequence ATGGCCGCCTTTGAATATGTTGCCCTCGATAATGACGGAAAACGCCGCTCTGGCGTGATCTCTGCCGATAGTGCCCGCTCGGCTCGTAGGGAGTTGCGGCTTCGGGACCTTATGGTCCTCAATGTGAACCCGGTGGCAGAGAAACAGGCGCGGTCGGTTGTTCGCCGTGGCCGGATCAGCGAAAAGCAACGCGTGCTACTGGTTCGTCAGATGTCCGTGCTGTTGAAATCCGGGCTTGCCGTGGAGCAGGCGTTGGGGGCTTGTGCCGGGAATGAAAATCCGGTTGCCGTCCAGAAGGCCGTGCATACCGTCCGGGCTGACGTGGTCGAAGGGGCGCGCCTGTCCGATGCGATGGCGCTGGCACCAGATGCATTTCCGCCGCTCGTGCGCGCCGTGACGTCTGCTGGAGAAATGTCCGGCAAACTCGGCGACATTATGGAACGTCTCGCTACCTATCTGGAGCGCTCCTATCAGTTGCGCCAGAAGGTGCGTGCCGCGCTGATCTATCCGGCCCTGTTGTCTGTTATGGCGCTGGGCATGGTGGTTGCCCTGATGGTGATCGTCGTTCCCCGTCTTGTGGAGCAGTTCGATCTATTTGACGCCAAGCTGCCGCTTCTGACACGGGTGGTCATAGCCCTGTCCAATGGCGTCAGAGAGTATGGCCTGATCATCCTATTGCTATTGGCTGCGCTTTCGTTCCTTGGTGCGCGTTTGTTGCGTCAGCCGGCGATGCGGCGCAGCCTGGACCGCGCCGTGCTAAAGCTGCCCCTGATCGGGCAGCAGACGCGCACTGTGGCGGCGGCCCGCTTTGCCCGGGTCTTTGCGACACTGTCTGCATCAGGCGCCACGGCGCTCGAATCCCTCGAGGGGGCAAAAGGCGCCGCCAACAACACCGTCTTTGCCGATGCTGCAGACTTCATCGCGGAACGGGTGCGGGAAGGCGGGTCTTTCTCGGCGGCACTGTCCGCAACGGGCGCTTTTCCGCCGATGATGGTACATATGGTCACCAGTGGAGAGGCCGGACGCGATGTTCCGGGCATGATGAACCGGGCGGCGGATTTTCTCGACACGGAGTTCGAAACCGGGTCAGCAGCGCTGTTGGCGGTCGCCGAACCCCTGATCATTGTGCTGATGGGAGGGATTGTCGGACTCATTGTCTTGTCGATCATGCTGCCCATTCTGCAACTCAACACACTCGCTATGTCATAG
- a CDS encoding ATPase, T2SS/T4P/T4SS family yields the protein MISAPAIEQFTYAFAKDKGVVVLPGRDVLTVGVRAGADPLVLMEARRSLGAAFQLEALDRDTYERTLADVFASGSLAGDSVNAAVDSRDGLESLIDDLPKAADLLDGQDDAPVIRLINGLIHEAMKRRASDIHIDPFEDTLSIRYRIDGDLVEVLTPPRKLAAPIVSRIKVMSRLDIAEKRLPQDGRISLSAGGKSIDVRVATLPTRYGERVVLRLLDTKNALLDLTDLGMDEDTYQRFADALSQPNGVILVTGPVGSGKTSTLYSALSRLNTGRDNIMTLEDPVEYGLPGISQTQMDHKVGLNFAATLRSILRQDPNVVMVGEIRDSETAEVTFEFASTGRLALSTLHTNSASGAITRLRDMGVEDYLLSSTLRAIMAQRLVRKLCPSCKTSRTATHAECEALGLDGETQLTVYDPQGCLACAQTGFIGRLGVYELLIADRDIRNLLGDGASEDAIDQAAFASHDRLLDNARRYVVSGDTSVAEVLRACRKGGQ from the coding sequence ATGATTTCAGCCCCTGCCATTGAACAGTTCACTTACGCCTTTGCCAAGGACAAGGGCGTTGTCGTTTTGCCCGGGCGAGACGTGTTGACTGTTGGCGTGCGGGCAGGGGCAGACCCACTGGTTCTGATGGAAGCGCGCCGGTCGCTAGGGGCGGCATTTCAGCTTGAGGCTCTGGATCGTGATACCTACGAGCGGACGCTGGCAGATGTCTTTGCCTCCGGTTCCCTCGCCGGCGATAGCGTCAATGCGGCAGTAGATTCCCGCGATGGGCTTGAGAGTCTGATCGATGATCTCCCGAAGGCAGCTGACTTGCTGGACGGGCAGGACGATGCGCCGGTGATCCGGCTGATCAATGGGCTCATCCATGAGGCGATGAAGCGCCGGGCATCCGATATTCACATCGATCCCTTTGAAGATACGCTCTCGATCCGCTACCGGATTGATGGTGACCTTGTGGAAGTCCTGACGCCGCCCAGAAAACTGGCGGCGCCAATCGTCTCCCGTATTAAGGTCATGTCCCGGCTGGATATTGCTGAAAAGCGTCTTCCTCAGGACGGCCGTATCTCATTGTCAGCAGGCGGAAAGTCTATTGATGTGCGCGTGGCAACCCTGCCCACGCGCTATGGCGAGCGGGTGGTCCTACGTCTTCTGGATACCAAGAATGCGCTGCTGGACCTGACCGATCTCGGCATGGATGAGGACACTTACCAGCGGTTCGCGGATGCGCTCAGCCAGCCCAATGGCGTTATTCTTGTGACTGGGCCGGTGGGGTCCGGTAAAACGTCCACCCTGTATTCGGCCCTTTCGCGCCTGAATACGGGGCGTGATAATATCATGACTCTGGAAGATCCGGTCGAATACGGACTGCCCGGCATCAGCCAGACCCAGATGGACCATAAGGTCGGCCTGAACTTCGCAGCCACGCTCCGTTCCATCCTGCGGCAGGATCCGAACGTTGTGATGGTTGGCGAGATCCGGGACTCTGAAACCGCTGAAGTGACCTTCGAGTTCGCTTCGACAGGCCGTCTGGCACTCTCAACCTTGCACACCAATTCTGCATCCGGTGCGATCACGCGTCTGCGGGATATGGGCGTGGAAGACTATCTGCTTTCCTCAACACTTCGCGCGATCATGGCGCAGCGGCTTGTCAGAAAGCTTTGCCCCTCCTGCAAAACCTCCCGGACAGCGACGCATGCTGAGTGCGAGGCACTCGGATTGGACGGGGAAACGCAGCTGACCGTATATGACCCGCAGGGATGCCTGGCATGTGCTCAGACCGGTTTTATCGGACGGCTCGGTGTATACGAATTGCTGATCGCGGACCGAGACATTCGTAACCTGCTGGGGGATGGTGCGTCAGAGGACGCGATTGATCAGGCGGCTTTCGCGAGCCACGATCGTCTGCTGGATAATGCGCGCCGCTATGTCGTCTCCGGTGACACAAGCGTTGCGGAGGTGCTGCGGGCCTGCAGGAAAGGAGGTCAGTAA
- the gspD gene encoding type II secretion system secretin GspD, giving the protein MKFKSALSAVLFAASAPSAFALAGESSPEPTRHVMNFDDVELSALIADVSTVTGYTFIVHPDARTKRVTVSSSTPLTRDQVFDVFLSALRVHGFTAVPAGRSTYRIVPERQAVSDASVSSAGSNTFTTEIFALKHSSARDVAAVIKPLIAEQGQVVANNASNTLVVVDYASNLPRLRAMLKQIDTDPSVTQTISLKNIPAREMASILTALSVQPGENAAAINFQAVSSESGNAVVLQGDEALVRRAVEVSRELDSHDRTEDSLRVIPLNNATAVDLVPVLQQMAVAMDARRAAGGELEASTTIAQHEPTNSLVISAPPETLGALERIITDLDRRRAQVLVEAIIVEMSDDTARELGLQFLVSGSNDSTVPFVSTNYSRSAPSMLALAGALSSDTPFNTGDTETNPFAEAAINSLLGLSGLSVGVGGQDGDTLFGAILTAVENDTQSRILSKPFNMTLDNGTSSLLVGQEVPVATGEVLGDSNSNPFRTVERRDVGVGLNVTPRISNDDTIRLDIIQEVSNIAQAITTGSSTDLIFNTRKIETSVIADDGEIIVLGGLVEQTESMTNEKVPVLGDIPVAGRLFRSEGKGLARTNLMVFIRPTIVRNRADARNATTRSYRYLRAQELWDGQENSAESLDRFVNQVLGSPPPQ; this is encoded by the coding sequence ATGAAATTCAAATCCGCCCTCTCCGCAGTTCTGTTTGCCGCATCGGCGCCAAGTGCATTCGCTCTTGCCGGCGAAAGCAGTCCTGAACCAACGCGTCATGTGATGAATTTCGATGATGTCGAACTTTCCGCTCTGATTGCGGACGTTTCGACCGTGACAGGCTACACGTTCATCGTGCATCCCGACGCGCGCACCAAGCGGGTAACCGTTTCGTCCTCAACGCCGCTGACACGCGACCAGGTATTTGACGTCTTCCTGTCCGCGCTGCGCGTTCACGGATTTACGGCTGTGCCGGCCGGCCGGTCGACCTACCGGATCGTGCCGGAACGCCAGGCCGTCTCGGATGCAAGCGTCTCTTCCGCCGGCTCCAATACATTCACCACGGAAATCTTCGCGCTGAAGCATTCTTCCGCGCGGGATGTTGCCGCTGTGATCAAGCCACTGATCGCCGAGCAGGGGCAGGTGGTTGCGAACAATGCGTCCAATACACTTGTGGTCGTGGACTACGCCTCGAACCTTCCGCGGCTCCGCGCTATGCTGAAGCAGATCGATACGGATCCGTCTGTTACACAAACCATCAGCCTGAAGAATATACCGGCACGTGAAATGGCCAGCATTCTGACGGCGCTTTCCGTTCAGCCCGGAGAGAATGCTGCAGCAATCAATTTCCAGGCGGTGTCGTCGGAGTCCGGCAACGCTGTGGTTCTGCAGGGCGATGAAGCGCTGGTTCGGCGGGCCGTCGAAGTCAGCCGTGAACTCGACTCGCATGACCGGACTGAAGACTCGTTGAGAGTTATTCCCCTGAACAATGCCACCGCCGTCGATCTCGTTCCGGTGTTGCAGCAAATGGCTGTTGCGATGGACGCCCGGCGAGCGGCAGGCGGGGAGCTGGAGGCGAGTACGACCATCGCCCAGCACGAGCCGACGAATTCCCTGGTCATCAGCGCCCCGCCGGAAACGCTCGGCGCGCTGGAGCGCATCATTACCGATCTGGACCGGCGCCGCGCTCAGGTTTTGGTCGAAGCGATCATCGTGGAAATGTCGGACGACACTGCACGGGAGCTTGGTCTTCAGTTCCTCGTGTCTGGCAGCAATGATTCCACCGTGCCGTTCGTGTCGACCAATTATTCGCGGTCTGCGCCCAGCATGCTGGCGCTTGCCGGGGCCCTCAGTTCGGATACGCCGTTCAACACGGGCGACACCGAGACCAACCCTTTTGCTGAAGCGGCGATCAACTCCCTGCTTGGGCTGTCGGGCTTGAGTGTCGGGGTTGGCGGGCAGGATGGCGATACCTTGTTCGGTGCCATTTTGACGGCCGTGGAGAACGACACTCAGTCACGCATCCTGTCCAAGCCGTTCAATATGACGCTCGACAACGGAACCTCCTCGCTCCTGGTGGGGCAGGAAGTTCCCGTCGCAACAGGCGAAGTGCTGGGAGATTCCAACTCGAACCCGTTCCGGACCGTTGAGCGCCGGGATGTCGGTGTGGGCCTGAATGTCACGCCCCGTATTTCGAATGATGACACGATCCGCCTTGATATCATCCAGGAAGTTTCTAACATCGCTCAGGCTATTACGACCGGATCGTCTACGGATCTTATTTTTAATACGCGGAAGATCGAGACCAGCGTCATCGCCGATGATGGGGAGATCATTGTTCTCGGTGGCCTGGTTGAACAGACAGAAAGCATGACGAACGAGAAAGTGCCGGTGCTGGGGGATATCCCGGTTGCGGGCCGCCTGTTCCGTTCCGAGGGCAAGGGGCTTGCCCGAACCAATCTCATGGTCTTCATCCGGCCGACAATCGTGCGCAACCGCGCTGATGCCCGGAATGCCACGACCCGTTCCTATCGATACCTGCGAGCTCAGGAGCTTTGGGATGGTCAGGAGAACAGTGCGGAGTCTCTGGATCGCTTTGTGAATCAGGTTCTGGGGAGTCCGCCGCCCCAATGA
- a CDS encoding type II secretion system protein N → MENIRRGLVRFAGPAIMVTELLIVAGLAILAAKTVWLVIVPGGAVSGTLPMVQSQSAVSGSPARELVGDMSLLVTTNPFSKVAEPVEDVQEAPETKLNLVLKGVRASADGTGVAMIVMPNNRLSIFAPGETILDGVVLDRVYGDRVTLRKNGQIEALLMGSGADRLAVLTEPGDPSPRNAVGQPEAEGRIINTTASDFLANLTINPVHRGQDFLGYEVGSRGDEQLLEQSGLRSGDIILSVDGIPVGSTGPGELAMKLSSLKKVRLRIDRDGRQIDQVFTLAENP, encoded by the coding sequence ATGGAGAATATCCGTCGCGGGCTCGTCCGTTTTGCCGGGCCTGCAATTATGGTTACCGAGCTGCTGATCGTGGCCGGACTGGCCATTCTTGCGGCCAAGACCGTGTGGCTGGTGATTGTCCCCGGCGGCGCGGTGTCCGGCACATTGCCCATGGTTCAGAGCCAAAGCGCCGTTTCGGGCAGCCCCGCGCGTGAGCTGGTCGGAGACATGTCCCTTCTGGTCACGACGAACCCGTTCTCCAAAGTGGCTGAACCTGTTGAAGATGTTCAGGAAGCACCGGAAACCAAGCTGAATCTTGTCCTCAAAGGCGTCCGGGCATCAGCAGATGGCACGGGTGTTGCGATGATTGTGATGCCGAATAACCGGTTGAGCATTTTTGCGCCGGGCGAGACCATCCTTGATGGGGTGGTTCTCGACCGTGTGTATGGGGATCGCGTGACCTTGCGAAAGAATGGACAGATTGAAGCTCTGTTGATGGGGAGCGGCGCGGACAGGCTGGCTGTTCTTACTGAACCGGGTGATCCGTCGCCCAGGAACGCTGTTGGCCAGCCGGAAGCAGAAGGCCGGATCATCAATACGACGGCAAGCGATTTCCTCGCCAACCTGACGATCAACCCGGTTCACCGGGGTCAGGATTTTCTCGGATACGAGGTGGGGAGCCGGGGCGACGAGCAGCTTCTCGAGCAGTCGGGGCTGCGGTCCGGAGACATCATTCTGTCGGTAGATGGTATTCCCGTTGGATCAACGGGGCCTGGAGAACTCGCCATGAAACTTTCTTCATTAAAGAAAGTTCGTTTGAGGATCGATCGCGACGGCCGACAGATTGATCAGGTATTTACGCTAGCGGAGAACCCGTAG